The following is a genomic window from Caldicellulosiruptor danielii.
TCGGGCACTGACAAATTCACAATCCCCGCACCGCTTTGAAGTTTGATAATGCTTTCCTTTTTGTCCTTTACAGCCATTCTTATAGCTATTGCAAGGTCAAACTGGTCTTTGTAGATATATCCGATTGCTCCTCCGTAAAGGTCTCTTCTCTGCCTTTCGTACTTCTCAATCAGCTGCATAGCTCTTATCTTTGGTGCGCCGGTCAGTGTCCCGGCCGGGAAAACAGATAGTATCGCTTTTGTGAGGCTCTTTTCTTCAAGTTCACCTGTAACAACTGAATATATATGAATGAGATTATAAAGTCTTTTTATTCTCAAGTATTCTTCTACTTTTACAGTTCCGGGTTTTGAAATTCTGCCAAGGTCATTTCGCGCAAGGTCAACAAGCATGACATGTTCACTTATCTCTTTCTTGTCTTTTAGTATCTCTATCTTCTTCTTTGCAATATCATCGCCTTCATTTATCCTGTATGTTCCTGCAATTGGAAATGTTTTTACTGTATTTCCCTTTTTCCTTATAAGAGTCTCTGGCGAAAAACATATTATTTGGCTTTCTTTATTGTTTATTACAATGCTGTATTCTGAAGGATTTCTTTCTTTCATTGTGTAAAAAAGATGGTTGGTTAGGATATTGCTTTTGACCAATATCATCTGAGAGAGAACAATCTGAAAAATCTCACCATTTCTGATATCCTCTTTTGCCTGCTTGACTGTGCTGATATAGTACTCTTTTGGAGTTGAAAAGACCACATTGCTTTTTACATCAAACAAAGTTCTTTGATATCTCTTTAAATCTACCTCTGCAGCTTCTTCAAATTCTTTGCTGCTCAC
Proteins encoded in this region:
- a CDS encoding anthranilate synthase component I family protein, with product MEKVANVRPDSSSGLFCYHDIGIDIPFFEEYSNDSIDLSNIDFDSIEGDFFFFENSQMAAFCADRLLCVTVYSDRIEADFEGTKKVFYGDICTMLDSILEGLIQKNAYITCQINYHAINLLEDIYSVDSPYIVLNVYRKNVLVDKLTGKKTLLVSSKEFEEAAEVDLKRYQRTLFDVKSNVVFSTPKEYYISTVKQAKEDIRNGEIFQIVLSQMILVKSNILTNHLFYTMKERNPSEYSIVINNKESQIICFSPETLIRKKGNTVKTFPIAGTYRINEGDDIAKKKIEILKDKKEISEHVMLVDLARNDLGRISKPGTVKVEEYLRIKRLYNLIHIYSVVTGELEEKSLTKAILSVFPAGTLTGAPKIRAMQLIEKYERQRRDLYGGAIGYIYKDQFDLAIAIRMAVKDKKESIIKLQSGAGIVNLSVPENEYQECLTKLRAFLRIMEVDENDIVNR